GTCAATGTAGTTTGCAAACAGTGTAAACCATTGctttgtttcaatagttaaactacgCTGTCACTGCCTCATCGGAAGAATTTCAAGAGGCAGAAAATGTCAAATTCCATTCGACAATTTCTGCCTTAGAATTCTGCCATTCGGCAGTTGCCAGTTCTGCAGCTCTACACATCTCCCACCCATTCCAGAACCCTTCAAGCATTCCGCAAGGCCAACATATCAACCATGCTCGAGATCGAGAAGCAGCAAAAGGACGAACTGTTTGCGCTCAGCCCGGACAGCGAACTGCGCCAGCGACAtcccggcggcggcggcggctccTCATCGACCTCCTCCGGCGGTGCCACCAAATCGAACCGCTCGACGTTGCTCTCGCAGCAGGAAAGCGTCACCGACCGGATGCGGTCGATATCGCAGCAGCTGTCGGAAACCACCCAGAAGAGTGCGGCCACGCTCGATACGCTCATCACGTCCAGCACGGCCGTCGAGGGCACGCGGGACGAGCTGCTCAACACGGCCGGCACCATCTCGCAGTCCGGCAAGCTGCTGAAAAAGTACGGCCGGCGCGAGTGCACCGACAAAATTCTGCTCTTTTTCGCGTTTGCGTTCTTTCTGGCTTGCGTGTTCTACATCGTGCAGAAGCGACTGTTTTAAGACAACTTGTTCTGTTAACTgttcgagtgtgtgtgtgttgtgagaAACAATATGGTAGGActcaatgtttgttttgtaccGTTAGCATAGTCCGCATTTCGCcaagtatttttgtgttttattgaGGCAACAGAAAAGACAAACCATCCGGTTGATTATTCCCTTAAACAAACTCTATAACTCACACACACGGAAAAAGAGGGAAGAAAGCAAATCTGTAAATGTTTGAACACTGTAACTTTGCGAACAAGttagaaaaacaacaacaacatcctaCACTATGGTATGTGGTATGACGAGTCGTTTGTGATGCCAGAGGAGCGGGCTCATTGCGTTTAGGATccgttttttaatgtgaaagtatataaatattacCTACTACATACTTGCATTTAATATCTAAGCTACGTACACaactaaacaaaactatttattATGGAGCAAATAAATGGATCTTCAAATTAGTTTcggttttctttatttttttattattatagcGAATCGACTAAAACTGGAAGTTGAAAGTCCAGAATTTAAATCTAAAAAGTTGGACAAATTTGTCATGTATTTTACCATTCCGGTTATGTTTACATTTTGACCACCTTTTCCTGAtacatacactcaacccccggtggttgctcatttttcgtttgacactttttaccttcctcaccttactgaggaaaggctataaaatcactcgaaaaatgaacttttaaatttgacctcgtagacccatcttcacgtatacatatcgactcagaatcatgttctgagcaaatgtctgtgtgtaggtgggtggacaaaaaatgtcactcgattatctccggactggatgaacggattttgaccgtattagtctcattcgatccgtcttgaggtcccataggtctctatttaaaatcagcaagtttagttaagtacttcaaaagttatgctaaaaaacgattttggcgtatgtccggaagagtGTAAAAAgcgtggtttttgcaagaaaacctatcatgttatgcatttttagaaatgtattaaaaagacctttccaatgagcccaaaacattgaagatctgacaaccttatcaaaagttatcagcacttaactgttatttatacactttttggagatcggatctcagataattcaatgcaaatgatgtccgggtccatcatgcgacctgtcgctAGTTATATAATCGAAGGACCTTtgaaatgagcctaaaacatcgaggatctgataaccctatcaaaagttagtagcacttaagtgttattcatacactttttggaggccggatctcagatattgtgatagaaatattgtctgaatcttccatgcgaactatcgttgaataggtttttttatcagaccttgccgatgagccagaaatattgaaggtttgcgaaccctatcaaaagaaatgtgtaataaagttgattttttaaacatgttaagggggaaggttgctatttttactgattgtattgactttatgaatgtgaggaaggcaccaaccacctaaaggtggatgaagtaacgtttttagtgtaataaacgtttgatagtatgtgtgaactccggggtgtcaaactaaaaagaccaaaaatcttcaaaatttttaaggaaatagaagtctaaccaacttaAACCaacttaaaatcatatttagcatgtttgggatcgataaaaatattttcaactcgGAAACGATGGACATAGGGGAACTatgccctttctcagcctatttctattatcggcctatcagcactttgatcatgaattacagcttttataaagtgtttttgacaattctgaagtaataaatagctcaaataaaagtgagcaagcaactctccattgttgatacatctgaaaatgttgatttaatagcggaaaatggcaaaagtgatgagaatgggtcgaacggcttaatgtgattaaaatgggtatatttcccctacgttCCGTCATCCTAAattaacaaatcaaaacaaaatcaagAAACGTCAGAAAATCGACAGTGCACCATGAAGCCAGTTCTTGACATTATGATCTGTCATATTTGACAGTGAACCGGCCGTGCCGAGGGGTCATACAAAGGTTGAGTCATGGTTCAGAGCCCAGTGAGTAGTCTTTCATTAGTCTATGGTTTGGGTCTCTGGAAACCAAGAGAACGAAATTATgtcgaaaattaaatttttgacgattttttaaagattggtCGAACAGGAGGAGAAAAGTACGACTaagacttaaggggttacatacatgaagaatatttcttaaattaatttatttaggcTCGAAATTTTGccatctgagcagttctctcagatttcggtcattcgatttttttgtattttttaatccgactgaaacttttttggtgccttcggtatgcccaaagaagccattttgcatcattagtttgtctatataattttccatacaaatttggcagctgatgtatgaaaattcaaaaatctgtatcttttgaaggaattttttcatcgatttggtgtcttcggcaaagttgtaggtatggatatggactacactgaaaaaaaaatgatgaacggtaaaaatttttttggtgattttttatttaactttatgttactaaaacttgatttgcaaaaaaacactatttttatttttttttttgtttttcaatatgttttagacagcccgggagcatgttgacagctcccatacaaactgagcgtacctctttttgtgggcccagtgggcctaagatggcggcctttgatGTTATCtagacaattttttgaaaatggcgaatagttttaataaaaaatatttttgccttgtttcggtttaaaacgacaaaataagcagtttggaatcatttttgtaaaaaacttgtttagagatacgcctcgtccaaatattagtctagaacagttgaaaggagcgtgccgcgaaagccgtcacgaaaaaaaagtttcccatgcaaattttgagttgcgtaatTAATGGGCGgatccgacgaggcccactggcCATCTGTTGGTGAATACGCgtaactcacgaaaactgtcagctTAGGGTCCGGCtggttttagaggacatcaaatgccaactattcagaaatttctaggttgtgcaaaaaatgtatgcaaaaaatttcgatgtaaaatcaaatttgcaatcaaaaagtacttaagtgaaattttgataaagtgcaccgttttcaagctaaatcaatatttaggtgacttttttgaaaatagtcgcagtttttaatttttttttaaattagtacacatgtttgcccagttttgaaaaaaatatttttgaaaagctgagaaaattctctatattttgcatttttgaacttagttgctgagatattgccatgcaaaggtttgaaaacaggaaaattgatgttttctaagtcccacccaaacaacacaccattttccaatgtcgatatctcagcaagtaatggtccgattttcaatgttaaaatatgaaacattcgtgaaattttccgatcttttcgaaaaaaatattttcaaaattttcaaaccaagactaacattttaaaaaggcgttatattgaatgtatggcctttttgaaatgttagtcttggtttaaaaattttgattttttttttcgaaaagatcggaaaatttcacgaatgtttcatatttaacattgaaaatcggaccattagttgctgagatatcgacattagaaaatggtgtgttgtttgggtgagacttagaaaacatgatttttcctgtttgtaaacctttgcatggcaaaatttttgcgaccaatatttcgattttttgaaaaaaaaatcagtattgattaaaacattcataacttggtcaaagattttttgcacaacatggaaatttctggaaagttggcattttatgtcctctaaaacatataaaaaaaataaaaaaaataaaaatagggtaaatcaagttttagtgccaaaagttaaataaaaaatcaccaaattttttttaccgtgtatcatttttttttcagcgtagtccatatccatacctacaactttgccgaagacaccaaatcgatcaaaaatatccttcaaaagatacagatttttgaattttcatgcatcatttttgtatggccagctgccaaatttgtatggaaaattatatggacaaactaatgatgcaaaatgacttctttgggcataccgaaggccccaaaaaaggtttcagtcagattaaaaaatacaaaaaatatcgaatgaccgaaatctgagagaactgctctattgtATAAATAGTTGAAGAACAAGAAAGTTGAATAACTcaaactgtcattttttttagctgTTAATGACTATGTTaaacattttctgattgatATTGCAGATGATGTTATTCCTAGAAAGCAGCCGTTAATTCAAATTCACCGAATTAACACTAAACGGAAACTCCACACCTCATGTTAATTTTTTCTTACGTGTTTCCAGACCCCCACCAGGGAATTTTTGCGCAGGGTTTTCAAGAACGCAAAATTTCACCGGGGGACGATCTGTATTTCTAATTCTAAACACACGCGCAGCACGTGCTGTCCCATTCTTCTGTCGGCCCCCGGTGATATACTGACCAACAACTGAGTTACAGAACAATCCCTTGGATGGGAGGAGCATCAGATCCATGCCGCATTAGTATGCTTCAGCTGGGTGTTGTCTAAATGGACATTTTAATGCACGGTTTGTGTCAGAGACAAGACAAACGACGATCTGGGCCTGGTAATGCTCCATTGTAAACAACGAGAGATTCCACACACCAAATAGCATGATTGGTTTGGACACAATCTCTTGAATAACATTAACTTCATACACTTTGAGCTAACTAATCAGATCAAATCTTGGGGGCGCGCTGACGTGGGGGTAGCTAAAAAACTTGATCATAATTACGACCTGTCGTTAATCAGAACGAAACAAGTTAAACACCGTCGAGAACAAACTGCATCAGTGCTTCTCGTCTCGTCGATCTCAATACCTTCTGATGATAAACGACCAAAGTGGCTTGTAAAGTCATGTTTTAACAGCCGCCCATAAAGGTACAAAACTAGACCACCGAACACTGCTGGTGCATGGTCAGCTGTTTCCTCTTTTTAATCGTCACCATCCTCCGAAGTACGGGTTAATTAGTGCCAGTGATTTATGACCTCCTACACGCACACGCACCAGAGCGGGCTGATCAGCATGGATTGGAGCCATAGTTCATCGAACGGACGAGCCTCCTTTTAGACTAGGTGGTCGTGTGAGTTCTACTTTTATGCTAGAATAAGTCTTGACGATCATcataaaatgtaaaacaaaatttaaaatgaaaataaaattaattaacgattagtgcgctgaccacggggacgcacTGTCtcgtttttgcatgctcattttcatttcttttgtgtcgctgtttgtgtgggattttattaaatgatcattatattgcattattatatttaattgattatataaccacactatattttacactaaaCACATTAttcaaaacacatatgaaactgtaaacttgagcgtttggtacggtatgtccacgcatccttcctcccctttagattctgtgaaatgtgatccgttctcataGCGCAGTAAGGCTGGctactttaatttttgtatcactttttcgggtgttctcggacgttctgcaattattaataatgacaagaaaagtgcttgggacgtaatctaatcacaagactttccagcattcTTTTTTCGGACTGGCtgtgtttgtgttagattagattagattagaaattgaaataaaattaattaactgttcccgagcagacggaaataacttgggaagatcagtttttgatattgtgagaagatcgaaatatgggtcattccatctgaagcggaacagcatttgaaaattaccctctccgatccagctcaaatttggcagagctgttgatactatcaaaacatgcaataatcccgaatttcatccaaatcggaccaccccctccatttttgtacctccccaaaaaatcgactttttggcgatttttgaccaaaccttcaagtttcaaacgacgataactcaggaactaCAAATTTTAGAGGGTTGGTcttggactcaattttgaaggaaattggacgtagaatccatttctgtggtcaaatttttgattaatttattttttctacctgtattgcgcaattgaaaactttaaacggccgtatctcaaaacaccccaacttatttttttaatttgacctcaccatcgtgttccccggccaatttacataagaatcacttatcgacaaaaaggaatatgtttcgttccagagatatcgaattttaaagttttgtgttttcgagattacctacatcagcttcattcgccgcatctgctagaagcacacaggcgggctgatcaataactgctacctggtcatttattgaaataatatttcatcatgaacaatctttatcaaattgggcaaaaattgactgtataacactgtaggaaactggagttgaatcacgaatgtttatctgctcaaaaaaatgaatgaagtgaatttctgtgctaacccacaggacagagcaatagagggcagaattggattccgacaaagcgagcaggaaaatgcaattaatcttgttagtaacactgaacaataagtacACGATACATTactgagtaaaaaatatgaacaaaaattaataaaatttgttgatacgttgtactctagtgaaggacgttcacaaggagtaggaaaaggatttctggaaagtataaaactgaaaaatgtaagaaaatcacaaagtttgatctgctgcaatgcggctaattccccaaatttagttgcgatgatttcgacaccgtccgaacaacagtatttttttccttacatcattcttggattcttttaatcaaatggagctggctcacaaaattaaaaatgatttaatatgatcaatcttttaaaccataaataggatttgccaaattatggtaaagtgtcaataatgaactataataataataataataaagcaggttttggggtttttgctgaatggcactattttgctaccgctcatgatgaaggccctagtcatggcctcggaggtactctaaaacggttagcaacatgtaaaataacccaataaatattcctttcacaaaaatagattgatcaaggtaggggaacagcatctaattccagcgttcctcttatgttgccatatcagcgctttggcattcaattacagctgattaaaagcgttttcaactgaaatcgagtgataaatagctcaataagaagtgaacaagcaagtttctatcaaaagttttgcaaaatttgttgtttaaatagtgaaaatgagcaaattggacgaaactaggagcgaggacttaacctgccaaacataccagaatttcccctattagccatttgaataaatatttgcgtaaaattatgaaaatataaattaaattaatcatctcctagaacaccaggtagcagttattgatcagcccgcctttgtgcttctagcagatgcggcgaatgaagctgatgtaggtaatctcgaaaacacaaaactttaaaattcgatatctctggaacgaaacatattcctttttgtcgataagtgattcttatgtaaaattggccggggaacacgatggtgaggtcaaattaaaaaaataagttggggtgttttgagatacggccgtttaaagttttcaattgcgcaatacaggtagaaaaaataaattaatcaaaaatttgaccacagaaatggattctacgtccaatttccttcaaaattgagtccaagaccgaccctctaagatttgtggttcctgagttatcgtcgtttgaaacttgaaggtttggtcaaaaatcgccaaaaagtcgattttttggggaggtacaaaaattgagggggtggttcgatttggatgaaattcgggattcttgcatgttttgatagtattaacagctctgccaaatttgagctggatcggagagggtaattttcaaatttgcactttttcgtgcatagttgagatggaatgacccatatgttattaggatgatcggattagttgttaaaataacaaaaatcaataacacagaaggaattatgaaggaataacaagatttgttattttgtgcggagaggtggagcagcataataacaaaaattgttattgaactggtatgtctccataacaaaaaaaaaagttattgtattggtttatttgtaatttgcaaataaacctgcagttgcaataactcctctgtactagtcagggctgcagagtcgggtacctccaagcgactttgaatccatactttgaagacaactccgactctggatgcaggatatgacgtcaacgacgacttcagctctccaaaaatactcgacttcacagattccgactcgaagtaaaagttgctaaaaatttgcttaatccgatgcagtctccgaggtctcactccagctcgaacttcaacttcagctccgacttcctggctctgtgaaaataataacagtttttgttattcacacttcaaaaattctcaataaataaatcaactctcaaaagttaattttatcggattaattttagcttgaatcCTCATTTAATGGTGatataaatgaccccgatgaaattggtcaaaattatttcatagt
This is a stretch of genomic DNA from Culex pipiens pallens isolate TS chromosome 1, TS_CPP_V2, whole genome shotgun sequence. It encodes these proteins:
- the LOC120427228 gene encoding vesicle transport protein SEC20-like, whose product is MESHKYTLSSIRQDIVDNNLHVKAIIQDILAFRGSIAELDTLNEAGRGKLAALRKCIERLDDWARDEGDPNVYKEVDQHREQFSKTLQAFRKANISTMLEIEKQQKDELFALSPDSELRQRHPGGGGGSSSTSSGGATKSNRSTLLSQQESVTDRMRSISQQLSETTQKSAATLDTLITSSTAVEGTRDELLNTAGTISQSGKLLKKYGRRECTDKILLFFAFAFFLACVFYIVQKRLF